Proteins encoded by one window of Cuniculiplasma divulgatum:
- a CDS encoding glycosyltransferase family 39 protein, with translation MELQEIESIKKFKGWFSRNWEFAGVLLLFSLYMFLSNYYMWGQSFLNGYANFSGGSDPYFNYYIIIHILTTHVSLLHTSGLNYPIGSGDPRPLFFHWMIAFVATITAPILGGALHAAYYSFMEFDAVFGALLIIPVYLLGKSILGKKAGMIGAVLYTLMPSNLTSGILSDGRMHTPELIFAFFAIYFFERAVHYANKNRIIEGSLLKVNNYYSSIINYVKSNKKTTFYALFAGASYGALMLSWQGHAYILAIITIYVVAQLLINLFLSRNTGYLLYISIIFVFLSFAMGGYYYYAANNAPAIWYVPPLLIGVGMIFIAALIGIVGRKPWIIAIPVLVLTVSAFIGGMYFLSPHIYTEIISGEGYFIKTKLYSTIAEAQAPALGQYIGGFGVAQFVVGIGGFMFIIYKFIKEKTDSLAFLIIFSTVSIYMSFTAARFNITASPAYAIMGGALLYYFADILKLSNVKDDTRTKKAFRKRSGIKGDISWLQAVMVIIVVFGILIPSGLGVMSAAVPVNSATGVNHQVYSALPSFAKPPTYLANESAYFGTTGSQITNSSSPLSLSMAWLAEQQANLSLADKPAYVNWWDYGFQELYQGNHPTVADDFQQAYQVAGQILLSTNESQIVALFSSRLMQASLDNSSGKFSPALQSVLSQYFNNSEITLLQNIYKNPMNYKQWIADNSTIYGKFNTSITSANAYYALEKGQLASKLSLPNLINFYQELQQATGWSIQYIQVDHTLFPLSATNTGTFYAPAYLTDTPAYSTSSGAIVPYEYYQIYAVTTNGTFPLNETPVTATVTSYELGYTPAFYNTTIYKALVGLPPSAVGQTNGIPGLSYGSSRYTMEPAFNMSNFEICYEGVPYNPYTNYSSHPNDFSIISLQKAYSLEHSGKGTAFIFPGLSSIIQSSDPILRYFPGAIVEGQVKTPSGIPLPGIRVTEYDQYNIPHSTVLTNKNGFYNITVLPGNDTLIYSYGALNKEFLEGQNFLTAKKVVISRAMAERKVIGINETTGLPNYYIQKNIVTAPTSASGSVTIEKPKSSGYTSTKINSGKVKISNSTSGQVFLAPIVNGNYKFVNIPIGTYNVSVISNNSVYKNVNTISISNGSSTSKNLLVYENRLNINVQSGGKPVSYAAVMVGNKKLLTNSSGEAYVALDSGTYRINASLGNLVSGINDVSFTSLNTTKSITLNLQLGVNLTVLLKGPIVNGNLSLLENGDLSTYTNLTNIGSNEFRGMVSPGYYTIYKTSGNYVAFGSYNINETTVIKISFAKGYATSIINNNLNLSKYSGSIGVIYGNNVLQYEGTTLKNVTFILPAENNYGIYETLSRAGKNYYASIVEPISVSQNIYLSPQNATVEKVEIFNPAISASFNSLSALNSGISIFKLAKQPFEAANVSGGYASIYTQTSSLSNFELKVYGDGYFASSYKLTPSVAIALNVNLKSVTLNFKPVMSSSPLNGEINIGGTTSQTSQIINGTAKLTLPSGSYVFKVNGGNMFVFNYTNSFTVGAINESLNISFKPEVSLSIVNVNTAYIYGKSGKLITNPTEILPGNYTVYSISRSMKSSIQEVDITQNTSISATLMQSYNLSILNNLNGKVSLTLIFNGEKIVMPGLKNLLPAGSYNVNLTSHLITNSGEYVLTGNKNIQLNAPTSLTLSIKNETFSTDVMGKLSVSSGSNSGFFVNIYRNGSLVDKTTTSNKGNFSVDLQNGNYTYYTYSSQYMMAGTGIITVNPFINRENITVTASNAHFISLFTYVSGVEKATTVNVTLNKELFRVTSNGYPLILPSENYSFSSYISRNVTVNGYSTSYLYQTSKSVFTNTTKDINLMLSKVLIGNITVSQNTISKTSEYNTVTYYITLKNHLNSMENITLSSGSSSWAMKFNKTTINNLPINGSVKLQLVLNNTAMVPDGINRVPIEIKYSGGQSQDFVKVNITKYANFEIQQIYTAPGYNNGTSVLSYKLINTGNTADNISLSMNSTSIQTLVHDSWNVSFQYNGKTISYIALNYSQTKVINVVFKPGKVPSPSFDITINANLTNTNVVRYVNIHYTSPDAPGITVYSKGPGIISNYTGDPFVTVEYGIIIIAIAVIGGIAGVAIRGRKRK, from the coding sequence ATGGAACTCCAGGAAATTGAATCTATAAAAAAATTTAAAGGCTGGTTCAGCCGTAATTGGGAGTTCGCAGGAGTCCTGTTGCTGTTTTCACTCTATATGTTTCTGTCTAATTATTATATGTGGGGACAGTCATTCTTAAACGGATATGCGAATTTCTCTGGTGGAAGTGATCCCTATTTTAATTATTATATAATAATACACATACTAACAACTCACGTTTCTCTGCTACACACCAGTGGCCTAAACTATCCAATAGGCTCTGGAGATCCAAGACCATTGTTTTTCCACTGGATGATAGCATTTGTTGCAACTATTACCGCACCAATATTAGGAGGTGCTTTACACGCAGCGTATTACTCATTCATGGAATTCGATGCAGTGTTTGGTGCTCTTCTTATAATTCCAGTTTATCTGCTTGGAAAGAGTATACTTGGTAAAAAAGCCGGAATGATAGGTGCAGTTTTATACACACTTATGCCAAGTAATCTGACCTCAGGTATCCTTTCTGATGGAAGAATGCATACTCCAGAGCTTATATTCGCATTTTTTGCTATTTATTTCTTTGAAAGAGCCGTTCATTATGCCAATAAGAACAGGATAATAGAAGGAAGTCTATTGAAAGTAAATAACTATTATTCCAGCATAATAAACTACGTCAAATCAAATAAAAAGACAACATTTTACGCTTTGTTCGCAGGCGCTTCCTATGGTGCTCTCATGTTATCATGGCAGGGTCATGCATACATACTGGCAATTATTACCATTTATGTAGTGGCACAATTATTAATAAATCTCTTTCTCTCGAGGAACACTGGTTATCTTCTTTACATAAGTATAATATTTGTATTTTTGTCATTTGCCATGGGTGGGTATTATTATTATGCCGCAAACAATGCCCCAGCTATATGGTATGTGCCACCTCTACTTATTGGAGTAGGAATGATTTTTATTGCGGCTCTGATAGGCATAGTAGGAAGAAAACCATGGATAATTGCTATCCCTGTGCTTGTATTGACTGTATCAGCTTTTATCGGAGGGATGTATTTCTTATCTCCTCATATCTATACAGAAATCATAAGCGGTGAAGGGTATTTTATAAAAACAAAGCTATATTCAACTATAGCGGAGGCTCAAGCTCCAGCACTTGGCCAATACATTGGAGGTTTTGGTGTAGCCCAGTTTGTAGTAGGTATAGGGGGGTTCATGTTCATTATCTACAAATTCATCAAGGAAAAGACTGACTCTCTGGCATTTTTAATCATCTTTTCCACAGTATCCATTTATATGAGTTTTACAGCTGCCAGATTTAACATAACTGCGTCACCAGCATATGCCATAATGGGAGGTGCATTATTATACTACTTTGCAGATATACTAAAACTTTCAAATGTAAAGGACGATACCAGAACTAAAAAAGCTTTTAGAAAGAGAAGTGGTATAAAAGGAGACATATCATGGCTTCAGGCTGTGATGGTTATCATAGTTGTATTTGGAATATTAATACCTTCAGGATTAGGAGTAATGTCAGCAGCAGTCCCTGTGAATTCGGCAACTGGAGTAAATCACCAGGTTTATTCAGCTCTACCATCATTTGCAAAGCCTCCAACATACCTCGCTAATGAAAGTGCATATTTTGGAACAACAGGTTCCCAAATAACAAATAGCAGTTCCCCACTATCACTATCAATGGCCTGGCTTGCAGAGCAGCAAGCGAACCTTTCTCTTGCAGATAAGCCAGCTTATGTGAATTGGTGGGATTATGGATTCCAGGAACTTTATCAGGGAAATCACCCAACCGTGGCTGATGACTTTCAACAGGCGTATCAGGTAGCCGGTCAAATTCTACTTTCCACAAATGAATCTCAAATAGTGGCCCTTTTCTCATCAAGGCTTATGCAGGCATCTCTGGATAACTCAAGTGGAAAATTCTCTCCTGCTTTACAGAGCGTATTGTCACAGTATTTTAACAATTCAGAAATAACACTACTTCAAAATATCTACAAAAATCCAATGAACTATAAACAATGGATTGCAGATAATTCAACGATCTATGGTAAGTTTAATACAAGCATAACATCAGCAAATGCTTATTACGCACTTGAAAAAGGACAACTCGCGTCAAAGCTAAGCCTTCCGAACCTGATTAATTTCTATCAAGAACTACAACAAGCAACAGGTTGGAGCATTCAATACATACAGGTTGATCACACATTATTCCCATTATCTGCAACTAATACTGGAACGTTCTATGCACCAGCTTATTTAACTGACACACCGGCCTACTCTACTTCATCTGGAGCAATTGTTCCATATGAGTATTATCAGATTTATGCAGTTACCACAAACGGGACATTCCCTCTTAACGAAACGCCTGTAACTGCAACTGTCACATCATATGAGCTGGGTTATACACCAGCATTTTACAACACCACCATATACAAAGCACTGGTCGGTCTTCCACCATCTGCTGTCGGTCAAACCAATGGAATCCCAGGTCTCTCATATGGTAGTAGCCGGTACACAATGGAACCAGCATTTAACATGAGTAATTTTGAAATATGCTATGAAGGAGTGCCTTACAATCCATATACTAATTATTCGAGTCATCCAAATGACTTCTCCATAATTTCGCTTCAAAAAGCATATTCTCTTGAGCATTCTGGAAAGGGAACGGCGTTTATATTCCCTGGATTATCTTCCATTATCCAGTCATCTGATCCAATTCTGAGATACTTCCCAGGAGCTATAGTTGAAGGTCAGGTTAAAACTCCCAGTGGAATACCACTTCCTGGAATAAGGGTAACTGAATATGATCAATATAACATACCGCATAGCACAGTTCTGACTAACAAGAACGGATTCTATAACATTACCGTTCTTCCCGGAAATGATACATTAATTTATTCTTACGGTGCATTAAATAAGGAATTCTTGGAGGGACAAAACTTTTTAACAGCCAAAAAGGTAGTGATAAGCAGAGCAATGGCGGAAAGAAAAGTTATTGGAATAAATGAAACGACGGGACTGCCTAATTACTACATTCAAAAGAACATTGTAACGGCGCCCACCTCAGCTTCAGGTAGTGTTACAATTGAAAAACCTAAATCGTCTGGGTATACTTCAACAAAGATTAATAGCGGAAAGGTCAAAATAAGTAATTCTACGTCTGGACAGGTGTTTCTCGCTCCAATAGTAAATGGAAATTACAAATTTGTTAACATTCCCATAGGAACTTACAATGTTAGCGTAATTTCAAACAACTCTGTATATAAAAATGTAAACACTATCTCCATATCCAATGGATCAAGTACATCAAAAAATCTCCTCGTATACGAAAATAGGCTTAATATTAATGTACAATCTGGAGGCAAGCCCGTTTCGTATGCTGCTGTAATGGTAGGAAATAAAAAATTGTTGACCAATAGTTCAGGAGAAGCATATGTAGCATTAGATTCAGGCACGTATAGGATTAATGCAAGCCTTGGAAATTTGGTTTCTGGAATCAACGATGTATCTTTCACATCATTGAATACTACAAAGAGCATAACGTTAAATCTTCAATTAGGAGTAAATCTCACGGTATTACTAAAAGGTCCAATTGTAAATGGCAATCTATCATTGCTTGAAAATGGTGATTTGAGTACTTATACTAATCTCACCAATATAGGTTCCAATGAATTTAGAGGTATGGTATCGCCAGGATATTATACAATTTATAAAACAAGTGGAAATTATGTGGCATTCGGATCATATAATATAAACGAAACAACTGTCATTAAAATATCATTCGCAAAAGGTTACGCAACATCAATAATAAACAATAACCTAAATCTCTCTAAATATTCAGGATCTATAGGAGTTATTTATGGTAACAATGTTCTTCAGTACGAAGGTACTACACTGAAAAATGTCACATTCATTCTTCCTGCAGAAAATAATTATGGAATATATGAGACTTTGAGTAGAGCAGGAAAGAATTACTACGCTTCGATTGTAGAGCCAATATCAGTAAGCCAGAATATTTATTTGTCACCACAAAACGCTACGGTTGAAAAAGTTGAGATTTTTAACCCTGCAATATCTGCATCGTTTAACTCTTTATCAGCACTAAACTCGGGAATAAGCATCTTTAAACTTGCCAAGCAGCCATTCGAAGCAGCAAATGTTTCTGGAGGATATGCTTCAATCTACACGCAGACCTCTTCATTAAGCAACTTTGAACTAAAAGTATACGGCGATGGATATTTTGCCAGTTCATACAAGTTAACTCCAAGTGTAGCCATAGCTCTAAACGTCAACCTAAAATCAGTGACCTTAAACTTCAAGCCAGTAATGAGTTCCTCCCCATTAAACGGTGAAATAAATATAGGAGGCACAACATCACAAACATCCCAGATAATTAATGGTACAGCAAAACTAACACTGCCATCAGGGAGTTACGTATTCAAAGTTAATGGTGGCAATATGTTTGTATTTAACTACACAAATTCCTTTACTGTTGGCGCTATAAATGAGAGTCTTAACATTTCATTTAAACCTGAAGTCTCATTATCCATAGTAAATGTAAACACTGCATATATCTACGGAAAGAGCGGTAAATTAATTACCAATCCGACTGAAATATTGCCTGGTAACTACACTGTTTACTCCATTTCTAGAAGTATGAAAAGTTCCATACAGGAGGTAGATATCACACAAAATACTTCGATCTCCGCAACATTGATGCAATCGTACAACCTGAGCATTCTAAACAATTTAAATGGAAAAGTGAGTCTTACTCTGATCTTCAATGGTGAAAAAATTGTGATGCCTGGACTGAAGAATTTATTACCAGCAGGTAGCTATAATGTTAATTTGACATCCCATCTAATAACTAATAGTGGCGAATATGTGCTAACTGGAAACAAAAACATTCAACTTAATGCACCAACTTCACTGACCCTCAGTATAAAGAATGAAACATTCAGTACAGATGTTATGGGTAAACTAAGCGTTTCGAGTGGTTCTAACTCAGGCTTTTTCGTAAATATTTACAGAAATGGATCCCTTGTTGATAAGACTACCACAAGCAACAAAGGGAATTTCTCAGTAGACCTTCAAAATGGGAATTACACGTATTACACATATTCATCACAGTACATGATGGCTGGAACCGGAATTATTACGGTGAATCCATTTATTAACAGAGAGAATATTACTGTAACTGCATCAAATGCTCATTTTATATCGCTTTTCACCTATGTAAGTGGAGTAGAAAAGGCAACGACAGTAAATGTAACACTTAATAAGGAACTATTCAGAGTAACATCGAACGGATATCCTCTGATCTTACCATCAGAAAATTATTCCTTCTCATCTTATATCTCACGCAATGTTACAGTGAACGGTTATAGTACCTCTTATCTATACCAAACTTCAAAGTCTGTATTTACAAACACAACGAAAGACATTAATCTGATGCTGAGCAAGGTTTTGATTGGAAATATAACTGTATCACAAAATACCATAAGTAAAACATCAGAATATAACACCGTGACATATTATATAACTTTGAAAAATCACTTAAACTCGATGGAGAATATAACACTTTCCTCTGGGAGCAGTTCCTGGGCTATGAAATTCAATAAAACTACAATAAACAATTTGCCTATCAATGGTTCAGTAAAATTGCAGTTAGTGTTGAACAATACTGCAATGGTTCCAGATGGAATCAACAGAGTACCTATAGAAATTAAATACTCTGGGGGTCAATCGCAGGATTTCGTTAAGGTTAACATAACTAAATATGCAAACTTTGAAATACAGCAGATTTACACTGCCCCTGGTTATAATAACGGAACATCAGTATTATCATACAAACTTATAAATACGGGGAATACCGCGGATAACATATCCCTTTCAATGAATTCAACCAGCATACAAACGTTGGTTCATGATTCATGGAATGTTAGCTTCCAGTACAATGGGAAGACTATTAGTTACATAGCATTGAATTACTCACAAACTAAGGTAATAAATGTAGTTTTTAAGCCAGGAAAAGTTCCGTCACCTTCCTTTGATATCACCATTAATGCAAATCTAACAAATACCAATGTTGTTAGATATGTCAATATTCATTACACTTCTCCAGATGCACCTGGAATAACTGTGTATTCAAAAGGCCCTGGTATTATATCTAACTATACTGGTGATCCCTTTGTGACCGTTGAGTATGGAATAATTATAATTGCTATAGCTGTAATTGGTGGGATAGCAGGAGTTGCTATAAGGGGGAGAAAGAGAAAATGA
- a CDS encoding ribbon-helix-helix domain-containing protein, which yields MAVPYRITIRLSEDDMDRMERLLDRYNYESISEIIRIALREFLEKNDDEGINKKVEVQLTRKMVDDLNSLLQRGEAVSIDDLIRSVLKEYTRNKISNESESLERNKKD from the coding sequence ATGGCAGTTCCTTATAGAATAACAATTAGATTATCAGAAGATGATATGGATAGAATGGAAAGACTTTTAGACAGATATAATTATGAAAGCATATCCGAGATCATCAGGATTGCACTAAGAGAATTTCTCGAAAAAAATGACGATGAAGGAATTAATAAAAAAGTTGAAGTTCAGTTGACAAGGAAAATGGTAGATGACCTAAACTCATTATTGCAGAGAGGAGAAGCTGTGTCCATTGATGATCTAATTAGAAGCGTGTTGAAAGAATATACCAGAAATAAAATTAGTAACGAGAGCGAAAGTTTGGAACGGAACAAAAAGGATTGA
- a CDS encoding phenylalanine--tRNA ligase beta subunit-related protein, which translates to MVVIRSNRETLEEYFGLDWKENIYEFSRIIGFSFEPQVEDDIKIELNPDRPDLYSIASLFNCFQIYKTGKMRNGKIFLKKENISVHAARTRPYFVVFMTDGLKDDNSHNILNQDFLEYSDRVSESVGKSRSKFAIGAHDLSAIRGKIVYGPVDANEVITTYDGMKGKISELLTEHEKGIKYQLLQNNKEVVGVSDESGIISVPPFFNSYRTRVTSRTERMLVDITATSQQGLDLGFRLMAGYFLSKGINISLPERYSSYENNLSLNKIKISSEIIKNIVGIKVNEDTMLRTLAKMGIKYNERYCSIPIGRVDIMGEVDIIEDFIKGYGIENIHEGVLENNFIGKENRINHASNVLRELMVGLGFQEVKNFVLSDSIDLDQFFQINNPKSSDFSRIRQDLLSSLIRAVERNRAQPFPQTLFEVGDCIRDNGTQETSLGCIMSGKSASYDTIKGVLDALLRALNVRLSEIRPTKNDHFINGRSGNIIFSENNSLSNFLGEVHPFLLEKFNIPFPTVYLELSLGSILTNSN; encoded by the coding sequence ATGGTAGTAATAAGATCAAACCGGGAAACATTAGAAGAATATTTCGGCTTAGATTGGAAGGAAAACATTTACGAATTTTCAAGAATAATTGGATTCAGTTTCGAACCTCAGGTTGAAGATGATATAAAAATAGAGTTGAATCCAGATAGACCAGACCTTTACTCCATTGCATCTCTTTTCAACTGTTTTCAAATATACAAAACTGGAAAAATGAGGAATGGAAAAATATTTTTAAAAAAAGAAAATATTTCAGTTCATGCAGCCAGAACAAGACCATATTTTGTTGTCTTTATGACCGATGGTCTTAAGGATGACAACAGTCATAATATTTTAAATCAAGATTTTTTGGAGTATTCCGATCGTGTTTCAGAGTCGGTTGGGAAAAGTAGAAGTAAATTTGCCATTGGAGCTCATGATTTATCTGCTATTAGAGGAAAAATTGTTTATGGTCCAGTTGACGCTAATGAAGTAATAACAACTTATGATGGAATGAAAGGAAAGATTTCTGAACTATTAACAGAGCATGAAAAAGGGATAAAATATCAATTATTACAGAATAATAAAGAAGTTGTAGGAGTTTCTGATGAATCAGGTATTATATCAGTTCCACCGTTTTTCAATTCATACAGAACCAGAGTAACTTCCAGGACAGAGAGAATGCTTGTGGACATAACGGCAACATCACAACAGGGACTGGACCTTGGATTTAGACTAATGGCTGGGTATTTCTTAAGTAAGGGAATAAATATCTCCCTACCAGAAAGATATTCAAGCTACGAGAATAATCTAAGTTTAAATAAAATCAAAATCTCATCTGAGATCATTAAAAATATAGTAGGAATAAAAGTTAATGAGGATACCATGCTAAGAACATTAGCAAAAATGGGAATTAAATACAATGAGAGATATTGCTCCATTCCCATAGGCAGAGTAGACATAATGGGAGAGGTTGATATAATAGAAGACTTTATAAAAGGTTACGGAATTGAAAACATTCACGAGGGAGTATTAGAGAATAACTTTATTGGAAAAGAAAATAGAATCAACCACGCCTCAAATGTTCTAAGAGAGTTAATGGTAGGACTGGGATTTCAAGAGGTAAAGAATTTTGTCCTTTCAGATTCAATTGATTTGGATCAGTTCTTCCAAATAAACAATCCCAAAAGTTCCGACTTCAGTCGAATAAGACAGGACTTACTCTCAAGTCTTATAAGGGCAGTTGAAAGAAACCGGGCTCAACCATTTCCGCAGACACTGTTTGAGGTAGGTGATTGCATCAGGGACAACGGAACACAGGAAACCTCCTTAGGATGCATAATGAGTGGAAAATCAGCATCTTACGACACAATTAAAGGTGTACTGGATGCTCTGCTGCGGGCCTTGAATGTTAGATTATCTGAAATCAGACCAACCAAAAATGATCATTTTATCAATGGACGGTCAGGGAATATTATCTTTTCTGAAAATAACTCTTTATCAAATTTTCTAGGGGAAGTACATCCCTTCTTACTTGAAAAATTTAATATCCCGTTTCCAACTGTCTATCTCGAGTTAAGCCTTGGTTCAATATTAACAAATTCAAATTGA
- a CDS encoding pyruvoyl-dependent arginine decarboxylase, whose protein sequence is MTNLVPSKLFFTRGVGRGDTMLRSFEEALRDAGIAQFNIVAVSSIFPPGAQIVSREEGLNYLNPGQILFTVLARNASNEMNRMLSSAIGYAIPTDRSRWGYLSEHHSFGETEKKAGFFAEKLAAEMLASTTGEQDQLVWDGKNEEYRLKDRILQTKNICSTAVVLKEDEWTTTIGAAVLIVE, encoded by the coding sequence ATGACCAATTTAGTACCGAGTAAGCTTTTTTTCACCAGAGGTGTCGGAAGAGGAGATACCATGTTAAGATCCTTTGAGGAGGCACTCAGAGATGCAGGAATAGCCCAGTTTAACATCGTCGCAGTGAGTTCCATATTCCCCCCTGGTGCTCAGATAGTAAGCAGGGAGGAAGGATTGAATTATCTGAATCCTGGACAAATCCTCTTTACTGTACTTGCAAGGAACGCTTCAAATGAAATGAACAGAATGCTTTCTTCTGCAATCGGATATGCAATTCCTACAGATAGGAGCAGATGGGGGTATCTGAGCGAACACCACAGTTTTGGGGAAACGGAAAAAAAAGCTGGCTTTTTTGCTGAGAAGTTAGCAGCTGAAATGCTTGCAAGCACCACTGGTGAACAGGATCAGCTGGTGTGGGATGGCAAGAATGAAGAGTACAGATTGAAAGATAGAATTCTACAAACTAAGAACATATGCTCAACCGCAGTGGTTTTGAAGGAGGATGAATGGACAACCACCATAGGTGCAGCAGTATTGATAGTTGAATGA
- the tes gene encoding tetraether lipid synthase Tes, whose protein sequence is MRNLISDDMMLIRVTESLCPICVDDEKFDQMRIPAIVYENAGEVKLIKECAEHGITKEKYWEDYDMYQEAKKWQDPGVKILNPHVAYLESKIVCPTHCGLCVKHKSHTGLGNVVVTNRCDLSCWYCFFYAKENEPIYEPSQDQVRMMLRRMRNEKPVGANAVQITGGEPTIRDDILDVIKIAREEGYEHIQLNTNSVRAAFDPDFPKKIREAGSNVVYTSFDGPTPRSNPKNFWEIPAALQNYKNAPMGVVLVPTVIGGINDMYLGDTIRFGLSNIDSVRAVNFQPVSLVGRMPDRMREKQRVTIPGCIKKIEQQTDGMIGREDFFTVPSTTKVSNFVEQLKGKDMYKLSIHFACGMGTYLFKEGDKITPITRFIDVRGMFEYIGELADDIKDSSFKTVRKVTSAAKLLASLKKFVDYEKAPKDFSIKDMVYNAFTEGDYHGLKAFHYKSMFIGFMHFMDPYTYDVDRVERCDIHYAMPDGRVVPFCAFNVIPELYRDATQRKYSIPAKTYEERTGKNLKKEKYFREYTLEEKKSILNFYEKSIGRKLSQDEIGLNLNEAIPVISSDKPED, encoded by the coding sequence ATGAGGAACCTTATCTCAGATGACATGATGCTAATAAGGGTTACAGAAAGCTTGTGCCCAATATGTGTTGATGATGAGAAATTCGACCAGATGAGAATTCCAGCCATAGTTTATGAAAATGCTGGAGAAGTAAAGTTAATAAAGGAATGCGCTGAGCATGGAATAACAAAGGAGAAATACTGGGAAGATTACGATATGTACCAGGAAGCCAAAAAATGGCAGGATCCCGGAGTTAAGATATTAAACCCACACGTTGCATACCTTGAGTCAAAAATAGTTTGTCCTACACACTGCGGACTTTGCGTAAAACATAAGTCACATACTGGACTCGGAAATGTAGTAGTTACAAACAGGTGTGACCTTTCCTGCTGGTACTGTTTCTTCTATGCAAAAGAGAATGAGCCAATTTACGAGCCATCACAGGACCAGGTCAGAATGATGCTAAGAAGGATGAGAAATGAAAAACCAGTAGGAGCTAATGCAGTTCAAATAACAGGTGGAGAACCAACAATCAGAGACGACATACTTGATGTGATCAAAATAGCCAGAGAAGAGGGGTATGAACACATACAGTTGAACACGAACAGTGTAAGAGCAGCCTTTGACCCAGATTTCCCGAAGAAGATAAGAGAAGCTGGTTCCAACGTAGTTTATACGAGTTTTGATGGACCGACCCCAAGATCAAACCCAAAGAATTTCTGGGAGATTCCGGCCGCATTACAGAATTACAAGAATGCTCCAATGGGAGTGGTTCTGGTTCCAACAGTTATAGGCGGAATAAATGATATGTACCTTGGTGATACAATCAGATTTGGTCTTTCTAACATCGATTCGGTTAGGGCAGTAAACTTCCAGCCAGTAAGTTTGGTAGGAAGAATGCCAGACAGAATGAGAGAAAAACAGAGAGTCACCATACCAGGATGCATAAAGAAGATTGAGCAACAGACTGATGGTATGATCGGAAGAGAAGACTTCTTCACAGTTCCTTCTACTACAAAGGTTTCAAACTTTGTTGAGCAGCTAAAAGGAAAGGATATGTACAAACTTTCAATACATTTTGCCTGTGGAATGGGAACTTATCTCTTCAAGGAAGGAGACAAGATTACTCCAATAACCAGATTCATAGATGTAAGAGGAATGTTCGAGTACATTGGTGAACTTGCGGATGATATAAAGGATTCATCATTCAAGACTGTTAGGAAAGTAACTTCAGCAGCAAAACTGTTAGCCAGTCTCAAGAAATTCGTGGACTATGAAAAGGCACCGAAGGATTTCAGTATAAAGGACATGGTATATAACGCATTTACTGAGGGAGATTACCACGGATTAAAGGCTTTCCACTACAAGAGTATGTTCATAGGATTCATGCACTTCATGGACCCATACACATATGATGTGGACAGAGTTGAAAGATGCGATATCCATTATGCAATGCCTGATGGAAGGGTTGTTCCATTCTGTGCTTTCAATGTTATACCTGAGCTCTACAGAGATGCAACGCAGAGAAAGTATTCAATTCCTGCTAAAACATATGAAGAGAGAACGGGAAAGAACCTGAAGAAGGAAAAGTACTTCAGGGAGTACACACTGGAAGAAAAGAAGTCTATACTAAACTTCTACGAGAAGAGCATAGGCAGGAAACTTTCACAGGATGAGATTGGACTCAATCTCAACGAAGCCATACCAGTGATATCTTCTGACAAACCAGAAGATTAA
- a CDS encoding archease, with amino-acid sequence MFKIVDHEADTTIRFFYSSIDEIVTSIIKSFQETVLGRSEDLEWGELETINIAIDCKLSYKFLAIDLFNEMIFLMEEKDIFPVEMKKISFNGDSNNLEIIYGKCLNVRNYNAIPKAATTNSGKTSDQFFDITLDL; translated from the coding sequence ATGTTTAAAATTGTTGATCACGAAGCCGATACAACTATAAGATTTTTTTACAGCAGTATTGATGAAATAGTAACGTCAATTATAAAGAGTTTTCAGGAAACGGTTTTAGGCAGATCGGAAGATTTGGAATGGGGAGAACTTGAAACTATTAATATTGCAATCGATTGTAAGTTAAGCTACAAATTTTTAGCTATCGATCTTTTTAATGAAATGATTTTTTTAATGGAAGAAAAGGACATATTTCCAGTTGAGATGAAAAAGATAAGTTTTAATGGGGACTCTAACAATCTGGAGATCATCTATGGCAAGTGCCTAAACGTTAGAAATTATAACGCTATTCCAAAAGCAGCAACAACAAACAGTGGTAAGACCTCTGACCAATTCTTTGATATAACACTTGACCTGTAA